From a region of the Corallococcus coralloides DSM 2259 genome:
- a CDS encoding DUF6603 domain-containing protein, translating into MNTHSARSRSKARAFRGTSQAPSVTVSRASLPPVVATLAQLMGLLTPEGSDEDTLRVNEDWFGAPLEQTRTAVKQNGPQLAQLLGELFGEVGGNALGIPVDDPALLGTWFPISLPGSAQPSGLCFVSYEQDGKQVLGLGTLYVKPVQLTGEAVAIGPSTVDVEVWGMLPLVEVGGGDFGLVLGTEGFPLSLGFAVRSPGDPLIQAAGFSFSGVRVTATLDVAAANPVQVSTDILQLRLPGESAPKDQSLAQLASLSGDELLSTAAALAVSALGSVTEGNGALAYLLPALGLGSSVPGTNTQLPLLGWARLLQRAMEGKDLAEPFVTWFTALLSDADVLSAWLTSVASLVGGSALPVSGSGTRQDPFTVPLLRDSSLGTVSLTLASQVDSTGVLTMYPGLAYAGSPVVLGTSSSVLRIQGSLELGEFGLNLGGPASYDPSSLNGAVRIALVDKDPTQPLFQGQLEQLQYTFGALSAGVELAPGPRVVPHFELTNVQTPNGNYDVLDLTQPGKLVQVALDELVAAIVTELTSLLGVGSDPEAPFGSQLAALIGFTPPSLPEGVTWPSNLAPPLAAGQLLGTLQNPVAALGGYYAGLFQGSVGGQLPFYYLVSELGTLLQEASAPISITGAGTAVSPWKVSLSGASLPVSLVVFSQDVPGNKDMLRVTFGLEVAPALGLAGGPPVVLDFTLQAVSLDLPKQNVLAPARGTLLPQVGLTLSLPQGVSTPAVLDASVQVSSASLSVGWSPFEGLHWSMFAGQPVLMVGTTKLAVGEDLDFGDATSLEDLVTQQAKTFGPILLGLLGVGVARTGSPAGVAATGLLGLLPNLAPFMPQGLTWPSTMPTLQPGDLTDPIGALKAQVAGLLSSSDNARAAVTLLAWALQGGGGAPVVAGTGTYPDPFEVPLGFTSAIGGRLWYDSSAQSVGVGLGRTDTVSLGQGVQMTTDVRLDMVEAALGGQPLTGQDPVPSLTLMGRFSMESGEPLARREGVARVQALELGVRFSFSGGGHFTVTPLVDLLGSQTLDREVMDRFPLAALPDANPEDQEGYLTQLNLAIQAIVLVAKDAPGFQTVYTVLGALGLALVRRTDSDPYGVNPGGWQGLIANPLSFLGSRASAVLADPDLRSQFFQVLKDMLGIAPSGLTSTPAGAEGGNPLGVPTALLEVLAAMGYLGPAEQGHAPRPEALIELARHPVQTLTTRFQHLVTSPEVLAALISTLNAQGTIPSSFGIFTLSVTGGRVIAVGIPASAPLDLGSLVQLSGQLTFDLRQLTVGAAVRAYVPAIGAALVPEVAFSLPGTGEAASGSPLTLSLAWGDGTLPSARPLTLYPFDATTFLQDLAALAPFQALSTIVTQVVDSQLLARYPLAQVAFSALGLAFQDAKGAWHLKSLLGLFDDPIGWLISDAVLGRSGQLNLEQLSQVLKAIPTVASTNGISVSQVDGGISVSGLPYNLSIGVGVDLTGQSATFSTALTQPVSLASGQGSVEELSLAIRLAPNFQPGVSGLITVSGDVGLSNRLFTSFGHQAAGAPGFSLSVGEQGAGNPVLQLLPFQGWTSLVQQVASQAIQLLLETLTSLLLEALEKNGAEDFAGRLRTAGTELDVAGLVSALSNITDPDTLYASAHAWLIARVSAPNVQQTTQAIAGLFSKLVPGVSAQNGLITYTPGGAVPVTLMLGSMALNGVQQFGLWLKLDLPSTTLLQASVDQTGVGVDLASPGAPLFSFGVHLAVPIAGQTGPELDFVYDSRAQQLLLTLDPQGGGSSLARELYPSLFGNTGSQEPLSTQVRQWLLQVLAQVLPRYVSLVILNTSTVSQWLDSPLVQGGPTPGAVLVASQVLVKQEDTYELNTFEALSQLSPLGFLAGFLKALLSTQVKVLSFGTSGGIWLEPSPTEPQSFGVRVVAPDLAIPQVRNLLVQLGATDTAWIDQAGGPKTSPGLSVYVPIQDDGPVFGDLQLNLINLGLDIQGANQEPLIQLSRFQLGSVSPRALLTLDFDQGTPAVGFGAAVGLNEIAIAVAPTQAVGSGNAVAENLLGAGSTSQPSQDTEPVNPSFSVEAGYVQQLYVRLSGPDGGSQEQVWLPVQRNFGPLHVNQVGFGWRNTEKVLQLLFDGGVELAGLSAGVKELSVGIPVTTPTDSTQYSLDLQGLSVSYQGGDVSIGGGLLKEESPLRYDGAAIIKAGTFSIAALGSYALVPLDPQQKDGPTAPSLFVFAALDAPLGGIPEFFVTGLAAGFSYNRGLIIPEPGNIQEYPLVQAAMDPATFFGGDTQPENALSKLSTIVYPELGAYWVGAGVKFTTYELLTSFALLLVKFGREFEIDLVGASVMSLPPMVSESSALAYVEMGLVVSFKPSEGVISAFAQLTPNSFVLDRSAKLTGGFAFFIWYTGEHAGDFVITLGGYHPAFQRPAWYPDVPRLGLNWAISDSPKIGISGDAYFALTPSAVMVGAHMSLQFEDGPLRAWFNAGADFLLSWMPFSFDALIEISVGVALKTELFGVSTTLSASLGARLHMFGPPTGGIVEVDWYVISFSIPFGASQSEASSHPLQSWDDFASLLLPKEVGSTKSLSGPPRAEAGGGEQQVVKLRAAEGLLQDGPDGWLVKPFGFTLRVDTAIPATTLTVSGGARFTGPAMGVRPMDVPSITTPLTVTLSKRDESTGKWQPVALAPSAVSLQAAKTGAPEALWAQTFFDPGAAPSSRFIPDAVVGVSIIGDQMQQLDPIGPITLPDAFEFEQEGPLPLPYKGWPYTPPEPLPQTKGFQKLMSTLMAPGVVEVRNAVFLALREREVAASRAPSLDVLAAFADDILLAPPRLALIGEDVATGRPQGVRVSTRAVPMAVEAAPEPPAWGPRLLGGIRRYQVGVGRPSPDGVLLPWSRGSRGRWVDSRGGTEAHEALAAFTQQGPGAPRDTPCSTRVFPGSTTLWEVDPRSETVIHASGGLGMRVCSFDRNHMLLEDRRLEANSSWTLPGGTAHLALSGLDECACQPPLVGWQSDAPALKVNARYALAEGCVLRPQAALRERRRGGTPRRGTLDCAQVVAGNRVSDRHGRVEPGWLETLLPHGQRTVVVLAGPGPGLPCVSLAGKDTPEAPAARLELEPRSVQETEAGRVLFFDVPEAARSGRYLSVLVRHASPQQLRGVFGLTEDRDQAQVNWMGQVLKPLGVNTRARGSRTATATLVTRPR; encoded by the coding sequence ATGAACACGCACTCTGCGCGGTCGCGCTCCAAGGCGCGGGCCTTTCGAGGCACGTCCCAGGCTCCCAGTGTCACCGTCTCCCGGGCGAGCCTGCCGCCCGTGGTGGCGACCCTCGCCCAGCTGATGGGATTGCTCACCCCGGAGGGGAGTGACGAGGACACGCTGCGGGTCAACGAGGACTGGTTTGGCGCGCCGCTCGAGCAGACGCGCACCGCCGTCAAGCAGAACGGTCCACAGCTCGCGCAGCTGCTGGGGGAGCTGTTCGGCGAGGTGGGGGGCAACGCGCTCGGCATCCCGGTCGATGACCCGGCGCTGCTGGGGACGTGGTTTCCCATCAGCCTGCCGGGCTCGGCCCAGCCCAGCGGCCTGTGCTTCGTCTCCTACGAGCAGGACGGCAAGCAGGTGCTGGGCCTGGGGACGTTGTACGTCAAGCCGGTCCAGCTGACCGGGGAAGCCGTGGCCATCGGCCCCTCGACGGTGGATGTCGAGGTCTGGGGCATGCTCCCGCTCGTCGAGGTGGGCGGCGGCGACTTCGGGCTGGTGCTCGGCACGGAGGGGTTTCCGCTCTCGCTGGGGTTCGCGGTGAGGTCTCCGGGCGACCCCCTCATCCAGGCCGCGGGCTTCTCCTTCTCCGGGGTGCGGGTGACGGCGACCCTGGACGTGGCGGCGGCCAACCCCGTGCAGGTGTCCACGGACATCCTGCAGCTGCGGCTTCCGGGAGAGAGCGCCCCGAAGGACCAGTCGCTGGCGCAGCTGGCGAGCCTGTCGGGGGATGAGCTGCTCTCCACGGCGGCCGCGCTGGCCGTCTCCGCGCTCGGCTCGGTGACTGAGGGCAACGGCGCGCTTGCGTACCTGCTGCCGGCGCTGGGGCTCGGCTCCAGCGTGCCGGGGACGAACACGCAGCTTCCGCTGCTCGGCTGGGCGCGGCTCCTCCAGCGCGCCATGGAGGGCAAGGACCTGGCCGAGCCGTTCGTCACCTGGTTCACGGCGCTGCTGTCGGACGCGGACGTGCTCTCCGCGTGGCTCACCAGCGTGGCGAGCCTGGTGGGCGGCAGTGCGCTCCCGGTCAGCGGCAGCGGCACGCGCCAGGACCCCTTCACCGTCCCACTGCTGCGGGACAGCAGCCTCGGCACGGTGTCCCTCACCCTGGCCAGCCAGGTGGACAGCACCGGCGTGCTCACGATGTACCCTGGCCTCGCGTACGCCGGCAGCCCGGTGGTGCTCGGGACGTCCTCCTCGGTGCTGCGAATCCAGGGCAGCCTCGAGTTGGGTGAGTTCGGGCTCAACCTCGGAGGCCCCGCCTCGTATGACCCGTCCTCGCTCAACGGCGCGGTGCGCATCGCGCTCGTCGACAAGGACCCCACCCAGCCGCTGTTCCAGGGACAGCTCGAGCAGCTTCAGTACACCTTCGGCGCGCTGAGCGCCGGCGTGGAGCTGGCGCCGGGCCCGCGGGTCGTCCCGCACTTCGAGCTGACGAACGTCCAGACGCCCAACGGCAACTATGACGTGCTGGACCTGACCCAGCCCGGCAAGCTCGTCCAGGTCGCGCTCGATGAGCTGGTGGCCGCCATCGTCACGGAGCTGACCTCGCTGCTGGGAGTGGGCAGCGATCCGGAGGCTCCATTCGGCAGCCAGCTCGCGGCGCTCATCGGGTTCACGCCGCCGAGCCTGCCCGAGGGTGTGACGTGGCCGTCGAACCTCGCGCCGCCCCTGGCGGCGGGCCAGCTGCTGGGCACGCTGCAGAATCCGGTCGCGGCGCTCGGCGGCTACTACGCCGGCCTGTTCCAGGGGAGCGTGGGCGGACAGCTGCCGTTCTATTACCTGGTGAGCGAGCTGGGGACGCTCCTGCAGGAGGCCTCCGCGCCCATCTCCATCACCGGCGCCGGGACGGCCGTGAGCCCATGGAAGGTCTCGCTCTCGGGCGCCAGCCTCCCGGTGTCCCTGGTGGTCTTCTCGCAGGACGTGCCAGGCAACAAGGACATGCTCCGGGTGACGTTCGGCCTGGAGGTGGCGCCTGCCCTCGGGCTGGCGGGCGGTCCCCCGGTGGTGCTGGACTTCACGCTGCAGGCCGTCAGCCTGGACCTGCCCAAGCAGAACGTGCTCGCCCCCGCGAGAGGCACGCTGCTGCCGCAGGTGGGGCTGACGCTCTCACTGCCCCAGGGGGTGAGCACGCCGGCCGTGCTGGATGCCTCGGTCCAGGTCTCGAGCGCCAGCCTCTCCGTGGGCTGGAGCCCGTTCGAGGGGCTCCACTGGTCCATGTTCGCCGGCCAGCCGGTGCTCATGGTGGGCACCACGAAGCTGGCGGTGGGGGAGGACCTCGACTTCGGTGACGCCACCTCCCTGGAGGATCTCGTCACCCAGCAGGCGAAGACCTTCGGGCCCATCCTCCTGGGGCTGCTCGGCGTGGGCGTGGCCCGTACGGGCTCGCCAGCGGGCGTGGCCGCCACGGGGCTGCTGGGCCTGCTGCCGAACCTGGCCCCCTTCATGCCGCAGGGGCTCACCTGGCCCTCCACCATGCCGACGCTGCAGCCGGGGGACCTCACGGACCCCATTGGCGCGCTGAAGGCCCAGGTGGCGGGGCTGCTCTCCAGCAGCGACAACGCCCGCGCGGCGGTCACCCTGCTGGCCTGGGCCCTCCAGGGGGGCGGCGGCGCGCCGGTCGTGGCGGGCACGGGCACGTACCCGGACCCGTTCGAGGTGCCGCTGGGCTTCACCAGCGCCATCGGCGGGCGCCTCTGGTACGACTCCTCCGCGCAGAGCGTGGGCGTGGGCCTTGGCCGCACGGACACCGTGTCGCTGGGGCAGGGCGTGCAGATGACCACCGATGTGCGCCTCGACATGGTCGAGGCGGCGCTCGGCGGCCAGCCCCTCACGGGGCAGGACCCGGTGCCCTCGCTCACGCTGATGGGCCGCTTCTCCATGGAGTCGGGGGAGCCGCTGGCGCGCCGCGAGGGCGTGGCCCGTGTGCAGGCGCTGGAGCTGGGGGTGCGCTTCTCGTTCAGCGGCGGCGGGCACTTCACCGTCACCCCCCTCGTGGATCTGCTCGGCAGCCAGACGCTGGACCGGGAGGTGATGGACCGCTTCCCGCTGGCCGCGCTGCCCGACGCCAACCCGGAAGACCAGGAGGGCTACCTCACCCAGCTCAACCTGGCCATCCAGGCCATTGTCCTGGTGGCGAAGGATGCGCCGGGGTTCCAGACCGTCTACACGGTGCTCGGCGCCCTGGGGCTGGCCCTGGTGCGCCGCACGGACAGCGACCCGTACGGCGTCAACCCGGGAGGCTGGCAGGGACTGATCGCCAACCCGCTGTCCTTCCTGGGCTCGCGCGCCTCCGCGGTGCTGGCGGACCCGGACCTGAGGAGCCAGTTCTTCCAGGTCCTGAAGGACATGCTGGGCATCGCCCCCTCCGGCCTCACGTCCACGCCGGCCGGAGCGGAGGGCGGCAACCCGCTCGGGGTGCCCACCGCGCTCCTGGAGGTCCTGGCCGCCATGGGCTACCTCGGGCCCGCGGAGCAGGGCCATGCGCCGCGGCCGGAGGCCCTCATCGAGCTGGCCCGCCACCCGGTCCAGACGCTCACGACGCGCTTCCAGCACCTCGTCACCTCGCCGGAGGTGCTGGCCGCGCTCATCAGCACGCTGAATGCGCAGGGGACCATCCCGTCCTCGTTCGGCATCTTCACGCTCTCGGTGACCGGGGGCCGCGTCATCGCCGTGGGCATCCCCGCCTCCGCGCCGCTGGACCTCGGCTCGCTGGTGCAGCTGTCCGGGCAGCTGACCTTCGACCTGCGGCAGCTCACCGTGGGCGCCGCGGTGCGCGCGTACGTGCCGGCCATTGGCGCCGCGCTGGTGCCCGAGGTGGCCTTCTCCCTGCCGGGCACGGGCGAGGCCGCCAGCGGCTCGCCCCTCACCCTCTCCCTGGCGTGGGGGGATGGGACGCTGCCGTCCGCGCGGCCGCTGACCCTCTATCCGTTCGACGCCACCACCTTCCTCCAGGACCTGGCGGCGCTGGCGCCCTTCCAGGCCCTGTCCACCATCGTGACGCAGGTCGTGGACAGCCAGCTGCTGGCGCGCTACCCGCTGGCGCAGGTGGCCTTCTCCGCGCTGGGGCTCGCCTTCCAGGACGCGAAGGGTGCCTGGCACCTCAAGTCATTGCTGGGCCTCTTCGACGATCCGATCGGCTGGCTGATCTCGGACGCCGTGCTGGGCCGCTCCGGCCAGCTCAACCTGGAGCAGCTCTCCCAGGTGCTGAAGGCCATCCCCACGGTGGCCTCCACCAACGGCATCTCGGTGTCCCAGGTGGACGGCGGCATCAGCGTCAGCGGCCTGCCCTACAACCTGAGCATCGGCGTGGGCGTGGACCTGACAGGCCAGTCCGCCACCTTCTCCACCGCGCTCACCCAGCCCGTGTCTCTGGCCTCGGGCCAGGGCTCCGTGGAGGAGCTGTCGCTGGCGATCCGCCTGGCTCCCAACTTCCAGCCGGGCGTGAGCGGCCTCATCACCGTCTCCGGTGACGTGGGGCTGTCCAACCGCCTCTTCACCTCCTTCGGTCATCAGGCCGCGGGCGCCCCGGGGTTCTCGCTGTCGGTGGGAGAGCAGGGCGCCGGCAACCCCGTGCTCCAGCTCCTGCCGTTCCAGGGCTGGACCTCGCTCGTCCAGCAGGTGGCCAGCCAGGCCATCCAGCTGCTGCTGGAGACGCTCACCTCGCTGCTGCTGGAAGCACTGGAGAAGAACGGAGCGGAGGACTTCGCGGGCCGGCTGCGCACCGCCGGCACCGAGCTGGACGTGGCGGGGCTCGTCTCCGCGCTGTCGAACATCACCGACCCGGACACCCTGTATGCCAGCGCGCACGCCTGGCTCATCGCGCGCGTCTCCGCGCCGAACGTGCAGCAGACCACCCAGGCCATCGCCGGACTCTTCTCGAAGCTCGTCCCCGGAGTGTCGGCCCAGAATGGGCTCATCACCTACACGCCGGGAGGGGCCGTCCCGGTGACGTTGATGCTGGGCAGCATGGCGCTCAACGGGGTGCAGCAGTTCGGCCTGTGGCTGAAGCTGGACCTGCCCTCCACCACGCTGCTGCAGGCCAGCGTGGACCAGACGGGCGTGGGCGTGGACCTGGCCAGTCCGGGTGCGCCGCTGTTCAGCTTCGGCGTGCACCTGGCCGTGCCCATCGCCGGTCAGACGGGCCCCGAGCTCGACTTCGTCTACGACAGCAGGGCCCAGCAGCTCCTGCTCACCCTCGACCCACAGGGCGGGGGCTCGAGCCTGGCGCGGGAGCTGTACCCCTCGCTCTTCGGCAACACGGGCTCACAGGAGCCGCTCTCCACCCAGGTGCGGCAGTGGCTGCTCCAGGTGCTCGCCCAGGTGCTGCCCCGGTACGTGTCGCTGGTGATCCTCAACACGTCCACGGTGTCCCAGTGGCTGGACAGCCCGCTCGTGCAGGGCGGGCCCACGCCGGGGGCGGTGCTGGTGGCCAGCCAGGTGCTGGTGAAGCAGGAGGACACCTACGAACTCAATACCTTCGAGGCGCTGAGCCAGCTCAGCCCGCTGGGCTTCCTGGCCGGCTTCCTCAAGGCCCTGCTGTCCACGCAGGTGAAGGTGCTGAGCTTCGGCACCAGCGGCGGCATCTGGCTGGAGCCCAGCCCCACCGAGCCGCAGAGCTTTGGCGTCCGGGTGGTGGCGCCCGACCTGGCCATTCCCCAGGTGCGCAACCTCCTGGTGCAGCTCGGCGCCACGGACACGGCCTGGATCGACCAGGCCGGCGGCCCGAAGACGAGCCCGGGCCTTTCGGTCTACGTGCCCATCCAGGACGACGGACCCGTGTTCGGGGACCTGCAGCTCAACCTCATCAACCTGGGCCTGGACATCCAGGGCGCCAACCAGGAGCCGCTCATCCAGCTGTCCCGGTTCCAGCTGGGCTCCGTCTCGCCGCGCGCGCTGCTCACCCTGGACTTCGACCAGGGCACGCCGGCCGTGGGGTTTGGAGCCGCGGTGGGGCTCAACGAGATCGCCATCGCCGTGGCGCCCACCCAGGCCGTGGGCTCGGGCAACGCCGTCGCGGAGAACCTGCTGGGCGCTGGCAGCACCTCCCAGCCGAGCCAGGACACCGAGCCCGTCAACCCCTCCTTCTCGGTGGAGGCGGGCTACGTCCAGCAGCTCTACGTGCGGCTCAGCGGCCCTGACGGCGGCAGCCAGGAGCAGGTGTGGCTCCCCGTGCAGCGCAACTTCGGGCCCCTGCACGTGAACCAGGTGGGCTTCGGCTGGCGCAACACGGAGAAGGTGCTGCAGCTGCTCTTCGACGGCGGGGTGGAGCTGGCGGGGCTGTCCGCGGGCGTGAAGGAGCTGTCCGTGGGCATTCCCGTCACCACGCCCACGGACTCCACACAGTACTCGCTCGACCTGCAGGGACTGAGCGTCAGCTACCAGGGCGGGGACGTGAGCATCGGCGGTGGCCTCCTGAAGGAGGAGAGCCCGCTGCGCTATGACGGTGCCGCCATCATCAAGGCGGGCACGTTCTCCATCGCCGCGCTCGGCTCGTACGCGCTGGTGCCGTTGGATCCCCAGCAGAAGGATGGGCCCACCGCCCCCTCGCTCTTCGTCTTCGCGGCGCTGGACGCGCCGCTGGGCGGCATCCCCGAGTTCTTCGTCACGGGGCTGGCGGCGGGCTTCAGCTACAACCGCGGCCTCATCATTCCCGAGCCGGGGAACATCCAGGAGTACCCGCTCGTCCAGGCGGCGATGGACCCGGCGACGTTCTTCGGGGGGGACACCCAGCCGGAGAACGCGCTGAGCAAGCTGTCCACCATCGTGTACCCGGAGCTGGGTGCCTACTGGGTGGGCGCGGGGGTGAAGTTCACCACGTACGAGCTGCTGACCTCCTTCGCCCTGCTGCTGGTCAAGTTCGGGCGCGAGTTCGAGATCGACCTGGTGGGCGCGTCGGTGATGAGCCTGCCTCCGATGGTGAGCGAGTCCTCCGCGCTCGCCTACGTGGAGATGGGGCTGGTGGTCTCGTTCAAGCCCTCCGAGGGGGTCATCTCCGCCTTCGCGCAGCTCACGCCCAACTCGTTCGTGCTGGACCGCTCCGCCAAGCTGACGGGCGGCTTCGCCTTCTTCATCTGGTACACCGGGGAGCACGCGGGCGACTTCGTCATCACCCTGGGGGGCTACCATCCGGCCTTCCAGCGGCCGGCCTGGTACCCGGACGTTCCGCGGCTGGGGCTGAACTGGGCCATCAGCGACAGCCCGAAGATCGGCATCTCCGGTGACGCGTACTTCGCGCTGACGCCGTCCGCGGTGATGGTGGGCGCGCACATGTCCCTCCAGTTCGAGGACGGGCCGCTGCGCGCCTGGTTCAACGCCGGGGCGGACTTCCTGCTGTCCTGGATGCCCTTCTCCTTCGACGCGCTCATCGAGATCTCCGTGGGCGTGGCGCTGAAGACGGAGCTGTTCGGGGTGTCCACGACGCTGTCGGCCTCGCTGGGGGCCAGGCTGCACATGTTCGGCCCGCCAACCGGGGGCATCGTGGAGGTGGACTGGTACGTCATCTCCTTCAGCATCCCCTTTGGCGCGTCCCAGAGCGAGGCCAGCAGCCATCCGCTCCAGTCGTGGGATGACTTCGCCAGCCTGCTGCTGCCGAAGGAGGTGGGGAGCACGAAGTCCCTCAGCGGGCCGCCGCGCGCGGAGGCGGGTGGAGGCGAGCAGCAGGTGGTCAAGCTGCGCGCCGCCGAGGGCCTGCTCCAGGATGGCCCGGACGGCTGGTTGGTGAAGCCCTTCGGCTTCACGCTGCGCGTGGACACGGCCATCCCGGCCACCACGCTCACCGTGTCGGGAGGGGCCCGCTTCACCGGGCCGGCCATGGGCGTGCGCCCCATGGACGTCCCGAGCATCACCACGCCGCTCACCGTCACGCTGAGCAAGCGCGACGAGTCCACGGGCAAGTGGCAGCCGGTGGCGCTGGCGCCCTCGGCGGTCAGCCTCCAGGCGGCGAAGACGGGGGCACCCGAGGCACTCTGGGCCCAGACGTTCTTCGACCCGGGCGCGGCGCCCTCCTCCCGCTTCATCCCGGACGCGGTGGTCGGCGTGTCGATCATCGGCGACCAGATGCAGCAGCTGGACCCCATCGGTCCCATCACGCTGCCGGACGCGTTCGAGTTCGAGCAGGAGGGGCCGCTGCCGCTGCCATACAAGGGCTGGCCGTACACGCCGCCGGAACCGCTGCCCCAGACGAAGGGCTTCCAGAAGCTGATGTCGACGCTGATGGCGCCGGGGGTGGTGGAAGTGCGCAACGCGGTGTTCCTGGCGCTGCGGGAGCGCGAGGTGGCCGCGTCACGGGCCCCGAGCCTCGACGTGCTGGCCGCGTTCGCGGATGACATCCTCCTGGCGCCGCCGCGGCTGGCACTCATCGGCGAGGACGTCGCCACGGGGAGGCCGCAGGGGGTGCGCGTGAGCACCCGGGCCGTGCCCATGGCCGTGGAGGCAGCCCCGGAGCCGCCGGCCTGGGGGCCTCGCCTGCTCGGTGGCATCCGCCGCTATCAGGTGGGCGTCGGGCGCCCGAGCCCGGACGGTGTGCTGCTGCCCTGGAGCCGGGGCAGCCGCGGCCGGTGGGTGGACAGCCGCGGCGGCACCGAGGCCCACGAGGCGCTCGCCGCGTTCACCCAGCAAGGCCCCGGTGCCCCACGGGATACCCCGTGCAGCACGAGGGTGTTCCCGGGCAGCACGACGCTCTGGGAGGTGGACCCGCGCTCGGAGACGGTCATCCACGCCAGCGGCGGGCTGGGCATGCGCGTCTGCTCCTTTGACCGCAACCACATGCTGCTGGAGGACCGGAGGCTCGAGGCGAACAGCTCGTGGACGCTGCCCGGAGGCACCGCGCACCTGGCGCTGTCAGGCCTGGACGAGTGCGCGTGCCAGCCGCCGCTGGTGGGCTGGCAGAGCGACGCTCCGGCACTGAAGGTGAACGCCCGCTATGCGCTGGCGGAGGGCTGCGTGCTGCGGCCCCAGGCGGCCCTTCGCGAGCGCCGGCGGGGAGGCACGCCGCGCCGTGGGACGCTGGACTGCGCCCAGGTGGTCGCCGGCAACCGCGTGTCCGACAGGCATGGCCGCGTGGAGCCGGGATGGCTGGAGACGCTGCTGCCGCACGGCCAGCGCACGGTGGTGGTGCTGGCGGGGCCCGGCCCCGGGCTGCCCTGCGTCTCCCTGGCGGGCAAGGACACCCCCGAGGCGCCCGCCGCGAGGCTGGAGCTCGAGCCGCGGTCGGTCCAGGAGACGGAGGCGGGGCGCGTGCTCTTCTTCGACGTCCCCGAAGCCGCCAGGTCCGGGCGCTACCTGAGCGTCCTGGTGCGCCACGCCTCACCCCAGCAGCTCCGGGGTGTCTTTGGCCTGACCGAGGACCGCGACCAGGCTCAGGTGAACTGGATGGGGCAGGTCCTCAAGCCGCTCGGAGTGAACACGCGCGCCCGCGGCTCCCGCACCGCCACCGCCACCCTCGTCACCCGGCCCCGGTAG